One window of Manihot esculenta cultivar AM560-2 chromosome 17, M.esculenta_v8, whole genome shotgun sequence genomic DNA carries:
- the LOC122722202 gene encoding polygalacturonase-like, protein MGSKVHVCAAYLVLLFAFTSGAQPNTFDVTKYGAKEGSDITKALLSAWKGACGAAGSGKVVIPKGKYSLGVVDLLGPCKGAMHLQVEGTLVAPAKASQHRKNSWVTLRYLDRLTVSGGGAFDGQGEIAWQRESCGGGCKKALPVLRFLCVTVLSKLYQNLRFDFVTNSIVEDVTSIDSKQFHVNLLGSKNLTFQRFSVKAPGHSPNTDGIHIGRSEEINIIDSNIMTGDDCISIGRGSRQVRITNVRCGHGHGISIGSLGKYEKEEPVSGIYVKNCTIYDTDNGVRIKTWPALHGGSVSNIQFEDIVMQNVSNPIIIDQMYCPHNECNRKVTFQFLFFHNKKENLYIWVCYNYAKILRLFADAIKS, encoded by the exons ATGGGTTCCAAGGTACATGTGTGCGCAGCATATTTGGTGTTACTGTTCGCCTTTACCAGCGGAGCTCAGcccaatacctttgatgtcacaaAATATGGTGCGAAGGAGGGGTCGGATATCACTAAG GCTTTACTGAGTGCGTGGAAGGGGGCTTGTGGAGCAGCGGGTTCCGGCAAAGTCGTGATACCAAAAGGGAAGTACTCATTAGGCGTGGTGGATTTGCTAGGCCCTTGCAAGGGTGCCATGCATCTTCAAGTGGAAGGAACGTTGGTGGCGCCAGCAAAAGCTAGCCAGCACCGCAAGAATAGCTGGGTTACATTGAGATACCTGGACCGATTAACGGTATCCGGTGGTGGGGCCTTCGACGGACAAGGAGAAATTGCTTGGCAGCGGGAGAGCTGTGGCGGCGGATGCAAGAAAGCACTTCCAGTT CTACGTTTTCTCTGCGTAACTGTTCTATCAAAACTGTATCAGAACCTAAGGTTTGACTTCGTCACCAACAGCATAGTCGAGGACGTGACATCCATAGATAGCAAGCAGTTCCACGTCAATCTCCTCGGCAGCAAAAACCTTACCTTCCAGCGATTTTCGGTGAAAGCGCCGGGGCATAGTCCCAACACGGATGGAATTCACATTGGACggtcggaggagatcaacaTTATTGATTCAAACATTATGACCGGTGATGATTGCATCTCCATTGGCCGGGGGAGCAGGCAAGTACGAATCACAAACGTAAGGTGCGGACACGGGCATGGCATTAGTATTGGAAGTTTAGGAAAGTACGAGAAGGAAGAACCTGTGTCTGGAATTTATGTGAAGAATTGCACAATATACGACACCGACAATGGCGTGAGAATTAAGACTTGGCCCGCATTGCATGGTGGCAGTGTGTCGAATATCCAGTTCGAGGATATCGTCATGCAAAACGTCAGCAATCCCatcattatagatcaaatgtacTGCCCGCATAACGAATGCAATCGCAAGgtaacttttcaatttttattttttcacaacaagaaggagaatttatatatatgggTGTGTTACAATTATGCTAAAATATTGCGACTTTTTGCAGATGCCatcaaaagttaa